Proteins encoded in a region of the Haloglomus salinum genome:
- a CDS encoding CPBP family intramembrane glutamic endopeptidase has translation MLARHATTQDDVRTARRGLILYLGLVLLGSVPLLSLIIRASTPIGQQLEYVLALMWVPALASGIARVANGEGFEDLSFRLRERTVAVRVLLAILFPVVVGAIAYGTAWGLGLVEFSTPAGAPNPISAFAGELLLAATVGAVVGVISAAGEEIGWRGYMNSRLVEAGVPAPIITGGVLWGCWHVPLILTGQYAAGRSRALSAASFVVVAVSLTVLWSAWTLETGSIWPAILGHSAWNAVIQGPFDTFSSGALATTWVGESGVLVVVATLIVALVLVWDRVPGTLGVGQTPSD, from the coding sequence ATGCTCGCTCGACACGCAACGACCCAGGACGACGTGCGGACGGCCCGACGGGGGCTCATCCTCTATCTCGGACTGGTCCTGCTCGGGTCGGTCCCGCTCCTGTCCCTGATCATCCGCGCCAGTACCCCTATCGGACAGCAACTCGAGTACGTGCTGGCACTTATGTGGGTGCCCGCGCTCGCCTCGGGAATCGCACGCGTCGCGAACGGCGAGGGGTTCGAGGATCTGTCGTTCCGGCTTCGGGAGCGCACGGTGGCCGTCCGAGTGCTCCTGGCGATCCTCTTCCCGGTCGTCGTTGGCGCCATCGCGTACGGCACAGCCTGGGGGCTCGGTCTCGTCGAGTTCTCGACTCCAGCAGGGGCGCCGAACCCGATATCGGCGTTCGCTGGCGAGTTACTCCTCGCCGCGACCGTCGGGGCGGTCGTCGGTGTCATCTCGGCAGCGGGGGAGGAGATCGGGTGGCGGGGATACATGAATTCGCGGCTGGTCGAGGCCGGGGTCCCGGCCCCAATCATCACGGGCGGGGTTCTGTGGGGCTGCTGGCACGTCCCCCTGATCCTGACTGGCCAATACGCTGCAGGACGATCACGGGCGCTCTCCGCGGCATCGTTCGTTGTCGTGGCGGTTTCGCTGACGGTGCTCTGGTCGGCGTGGACGTTGGAGACCGGGAGCATCTGGCCGGCGATACTGGGTCACTCCGCGTGGAACGCCGTCATCCAGGGGCCGTTCGACACGTTTTCGAGCGGGGCACTGGCAACCACGTGGGTCGGCGAGTCCGGAGTCCTCGTCGTCGTTGCGACGCTCATCGTCGCTCTGGTGCTCGTGTGGGACCGCGTTCCCGGTACCCTCGGCGTCGGGCAGACTCCCTCCGATTGA
- a CDS encoding CPBP family intramembrane glutamic endopeptidase, which translates to MTRRSTSRSTDGESSIEFERRLGPPALLLGVTGLIIVVVPLAIYPHLESQFGFFVVLSATFAVIAGVGWVALRLDGVTARDVGLGREHVFPGMLAVVGLYVLLNVVGAGTVLVSGEEIGIELSDEYTPAGMWAVAGIAYLAFNGMAEEFAFRGYLQNKAIALFDASDSRIRKAGAILVGVMLFALIHIPQRVLIGGITSPVAIAQSLLGIVLLGLVLGVLYEYTRNVVFVGILHGTFNWQPIIVAGVPVSELALVVGIPVLALTAWYYRRWASGTNAPDFSPQRQEGA; encoded by the coding sequence ATGACCAGACGTTCAACCTCCCGATCCACCGACGGAGAATCGTCGATCGAGTTCGAGCGACGGTTGGGACCACCGGCGCTGTTGCTCGGTGTAACGGGACTGATCATCGTGGTCGTCCCGCTCGCGATCTATCCACACCTCGAGAGCCAGTTCGGCTTCTTCGTCGTCCTGTCGGCGACGTTCGCCGTCATCGCGGGCGTCGGCTGGGTCGCCCTCCGACTCGATGGGGTCACCGCGCGGGACGTCGGCCTCGGTCGGGAGCACGTCTTTCCGGGCATGCTCGCCGTCGTCGGGCTCTACGTGCTGCTCAACGTCGTCGGTGCCGGAACGGTGTTGGTTTCGGGCGAGGAAATCGGCATCGAACTCTCGGACGAGTACACGCCGGCCGGGATGTGGGCGGTCGCTGGGATCGCGTATCTCGCGTTCAACGGAATGGCCGAGGAGTTCGCGTTCCGTGGCTACCTCCAGAACAAGGCCATCGCGCTGTTCGATGCCAGCGACAGTCGAATCAGGAAGGCAGGGGCGATCCTCGTTGGCGTGATGCTGTTCGCTCTCATCCACATCCCCCAGCGGGTCCTGATCGGCGGCATCACGTCGCCGGTCGCCATCGCCCAGTCGTTACTTGGAATCGTCCTTCTGGGGCTCGTCCTCGGGGTGCTCTACGAGTACACGCGAAACGTCGTGTTCGTCGGCATCCTGCACGGGACGTTCAACTGGCAGCCGATCATCGTGGCAGGGGTCCCGGTCTCTGAGCTCGCGCTGGTCGTCGGGATTCCGGTCCTCGCCCTCACGGCATGGTACTACCGCCGGTGGGCGAGCGGGACGAACGCCCCAGATTTCTCCCCACAACGGCAGGAGGGTGCGTAG
- a CDS encoding CPBP family intramembrane glutamic endopeptidase, with protein sequence MSRIHSVRKRIEEHPVLVFFVGAYAITWGIWFPVLTAIDRGWMAYNTTAILVLVAGSFGPPVSAAIVTYLTGGSLKGWFSQVLRWRVAPRWWLAAFGLPLVLYALMAGVHLLLGGRLNWGEVNPLASIPLAYLNIFLWGGGNEELGWRGFALPYLQERYSALVSSLIIGVVWAVWHAPAGIIERGVTGWAVDLPIYAVIVIGISIVATLLYNSTGGSVLLTMVFHAGVNAGQGLYPVEGMFTPTGELARFVAWAVLVGALLVAFGWRSLARGDVTGAAQAGARQLSDGDGLRRPQPTD encoded by the coding sequence ATGAGTCGTATCCATTCGGTTCGCAAGCGGATCGAGGAGCACCCGGTCCTCGTGTTCTTCGTCGGTGCCTACGCGATCACCTGGGGAATCTGGTTTCCGGTACTGACTGCGATCGATCGAGGATGGATGGCGTACAACACGACCGCGATTCTCGTCCTCGTGGCCGGGAGCTTCGGGCCGCCCGTCTCGGCCGCCATCGTGACCTACCTGACGGGCGGAAGTCTGAAGGGATGGTTCTCGCAGGTGCTCCGGTGGCGCGTCGCGCCGCGCTGGTGGCTCGCCGCGTTCGGACTTCCGCTGGTTCTGTACGCGCTCATGGCAGGCGTCCACCTGCTTCTCGGTGGACGATTGAACTGGGGCGAGGTCAATCCGCTCGCGTCCATCCCCCTGGCGTATCTCAACATCTTCCTCTGGGGCGGGGGCAACGAGGAGTTGGGCTGGCGGGGGTTCGCGCTTCCCTACCTGCAGGAGCGATACAGCGCCCTCGTCTCGAGTCTCATCATCGGTGTCGTGTGGGCTGTCTGGCACGCACCCGCAGGTATCATCGAACGAGGTGTCACCGGCTGGGCGGTCGACCTGCCAATCTACGCCGTCATCGTCATCGGCATCTCGATCGTCGCGACGCTGCTGTACAATAGCACCGGCGGGAGCGTCCTGCTCACGATGGTGTTCCACGCGGGCGTGAACGCGGGGCAGGGGCTCTACCCCGTCGAGGGGATGTTCACGCCGACCGGCGAACTCGCCCGCTTCGTGGCATGGGCGGTCCTCGTCGGCGCGCTCCTGGTGGCGTTCGGCTGGCGGAGCCTCGCTCGTGGTGACGTCACCGGCGCCGCGCAGGCAGGGGCACGTCAGCTCTCGGATGGCGACGGATTGAGACGCCCACAGCCGACGGACTAA
- a CDS encoding sensor domain-containing protein: MASNPASSQSSGAAESTLSMALRRSLGAPLRVQTYKNLLYLALAFPLGLVYFVGLVVGVALGVGLLITWIGLPILLVTLFAATAVAGFEAALARYFGGVNATVPTFLTEFDISSGLVFPGNGFVDAVKRLVTTRTTWTSVILVLAKFGFGLVSFVALTVSGAVTGAFLTAPFIYDDPDVLLGIGGVVVDGDYTVGPWVIDTFPEALVASVVGVVFLFVALSLLNSLARFHARYTAKLLRGDDEEM; the protein is encoded by the coding sequence ATGGCCTCGAATCCCGCCTCCAGCCAGTCTTCGGGAGCGGCTGAGTCCACGCTCTCTATGGCCCTTCGGCGAAGCCTCGGTGCTCCGCTGCGGGTACAGACGTACAAGAACCTCCTGTATCTCGCCCTCGCATTCCCGCTCGGACTCGTGTACTTCGTCGGTCTCGTCGTCGGTGTGGCGCTCGGCGTCGGGCTACTCATCACGTGGATCGGGCTGCCGATTCTCCTCGTGACGCTCTTTGCTGCGACCGCTGTCGCTGGGTTCGAAGCTGCTCTGGCCAGATACTTCGGCGGCGTGAACGCCACGGTACCGACGTTCCTCACAGAGTTCGACATCTCCAGCGGACTCGTCTTCCCGGGCAACGGGTTCGTCGATGCTGTCAAGCGACTCGTAACGACTCGGACAACCTGGACGAGTGTCATCCTCGTGCTCGCGAAGTTCGGGTTCGGACTGGTCTCGTTCGTCGCGCTCACCGTCAGTGGTGCCGTTACGGGTGCGTTCCTGACAGCCCCGTTCATCTACGACGATCCAGATGTGCTCCTCGGAATCGGTGGGGTTGTCGTCGACGGCGACTACACCGTCGGCCCATGGGTCATTGACACGTTCCCGGAGGCACTCGTGGCTTCCGTCGTCGGTGTCGTATTCCTGTTCGTTGCGCTCAGCCTCCTGAACAGTCTCGCCCGATTCCACGCGCGTTACACCGCCAAGCTCCTCCGGGGAGACGACGAGGAGATGTGA
- a CDS encoding DUF5518 domain-containing protein — MVGRTELKNAAIGAVVTIVFSFTGFSALLGGVIAGYLQQVPPKRGVKTGAISGGIAVVPILLVLGLGFGLFLLQPSALGAPGGVELAIILLVMFPLLFGWIIGLSAAGGYVGAYLYSNAQSTSRESGAPGER; from the coding sequence ATGGTCGGACGAACCGAACTCAAGAACGCAGCCATCGGCGCGGTGGTAACGATCGTCTTCTCGTTCACGGGCTTCTCGGCACTGCTCGGTGGGGTGATTGCGGGCTACCTACAGCAGGTGCCTCCGAAGCGCGGTGTGAAGACCGGAGCCATCTCGGGCGGGATTGCGGTCGTTCCGATACTCCTCGTGCTCGGTCTCGGATTCGGGCTCTTCCTCCTCCAGCCGTCAGCACTGGGGGCCCCCGGAGGCGTGGAACTCGCCATCATCCTGTTGGTCATGTTCCCGTTACTGTTCGGCTGGATCATCGGATTGAGCGCGGCTGGGGGCTACGTGGGCGCGTATCTCTACTCAAACGCACAGTCGACGAGCCGTGAATCGGGAGCTCCAGGGGAGCGATAG
- a CDS encoding CPBP family intramembrane glutamic endopeptidase, translating into MRTADLDSHSVEPLMFRGGLSLLGVFIAFMAIFLAGWTAYVTPTLQHVFGLSSADPWRVVLNVFPGAIMLSVGYVVLRLEGIRSRDVGLSWPHARSGTVWFVGIIIVLNVLLLLVAVVTGGQLSWSYTDQTPVLIIVYALINWIFVGIAEELVARAYLQNKLIALVCGGQGRFRKALAIVAAAVLFALWHVPQRLLVAGLDVPQLPLNILLLLVAGLVFGILYETTRNVVLVGLLHGAYNFAPIVANVRYATEGSADIQFLLLLAVAGPVIIGVWGYYRWAHDRRTSDFRPPVAG; encoded by the coding sequence ATGAGAACCGCCGACCTGGATTCACACTCCGTCGAGCCCCTCATGTTCCGGGGCGGACTTTCCCTCCTCGGGGTGTTTATCGCGTTCATGGCGATCTTCCTCGCCGGCTGGACTGCCTACGTCACGCCGACACTCCAGCACGTGTTCGGGTTGTCGTCGGCCGATCCGTGGCGAGTCGTCCTCAATGTGTTTCCCGGAGCGATCATGCTGAGTGTCGGGTACGTCGTCCTCCGTCTGGAAGGCATCCGCTCTCGGGATGTCGGCCTCTCGTGGCCGCACGCTCGGTCGGGGACTGTCTGGTTCGTCGGCATCATCATCGTGCTGAACGTGCTGCTCCTCTTGGTCGCAGTCGTCACCGGGGGCCAGCTGTCGTGGAGCTACACGGACCAGACACCTGTCTTGATCATCGTGTACGCCCTCATCAACTGGATCTTCGTCGGTATCGCCGAGGAACTCGTCGCCCGAGCCTACCTGCAAAACAAACTGATTGCACTCGTCTGCGGCGGACAGGGTCGCTTCAGGAAGGCTCTCGCAATCGTCGCCGCCGCCGTGTTGTTTGCCCTCTGGCACGTCCCCCAGCGACTCCTGGTCGCCGGACTCGATGTGCCGCAGCTCCCTTTGAACATCCTTCTGTTGCTCGTGGCGGGGCTCGTCTTCGGTATTCTTTACGAGACGACCCGGAACGTGGTTCTCGTCGGACTGCTGCACGGTGCGTACAACTTCGCGCCGATCGTGGCTAACGTTCGGTACGCTACCGAGGGGTCGGCAGATATCCAGTTCCTTCTGCTCCTCGCTGTGGCTGGCCCTGTCATCATCGGGGTCTGGGGGTACTACCGGTGGGCACACGACCGTCGGACCAGCGATTTCCGACCACCGGTCGCTGGGTGA
- a CDS encoding type IV secretory system conjugative DNA transfer family protein: MATERDPASATTDDDAQPYLRIQPSEAHLDPERVSHALGQLHRRDDGGLRADTPPTYEFCFVATGQTGPTGDRRLDWYAGVENGDRAALKRTLRQALPDSFELTGADLQHHTVLDQPAGLGAPDNTLAAVEYRGVGERPGDWQLPLPALETFDSEDGAGSWPLATALNSLATHDAGAILQLLVRPKADWGGEHHDRTTQLEEGRDTLWGKISSELFPEPGEHRDDGDTAHRGGTTPRRRRPPGQQPSAGRDPAPQITDPDLSRDNRRRLEQLATVDPTATFTVNARAITVATESDAAAATARALDDAFATLRSDHYRVDTTVHAPGSDAACRVRDDLFARTVYTEPQPTRQKLPLTANASRALVMDAAALGACCCTDGPGLGPAARRALDPTPAERTGLELPPRSVLNDYLDTPGMRVGHPKTADRTTLDAAFTLPPAVQPLHTALFGTTGAGKTALGQGMHLANHAATDGATIYIDSKGDGGPEDYARTHFAEYDTLDDIHYFDCAEYLPVLPFLSIEPLLDAGIARERAVRMVTDAYVETLAAAMGEEKFYSAEAAVEAIEHIVTAQFDPVHGADSVSQHDVLEAATRFHETGNPPPVSDGTLHQKLASISANAPNTFDTIMSAATRRIGTATNDARLAPLFTAQPDDEGVGAFDLREHLDEDCVIVFDMSGYGDRARRLLAVAILGQLWRALERRAEATPSNGDPPLVNCYIEEAADIATTGILDTLLSQGRAFGLAVTLAMQFPEQVREHHPRVYAELLNDVGTIITGSVGVDRRLAERLATRDRDADAVAARLRDLERGEWLVRPAAPFADAKPQPFVLASAPLPAGHPDGDEPLTGTQATLFESQLAVTRERTRAAHGVDIGRPAAGDPDPEEPDTAEQAASDALAAATSPIPNSNRFPDPVTYLDEPPYPLVCTECENRYAATSQGMRRAIECHHSLADVDRESIPICALDLQLTTGERAASDYSDAQLRFLAAVYMAHQQRFDPDLEYDIVWDSMTELQAYVGIETSAVDDLVDDGLLREDCRRPHKLLTVTPEGREVIGVGHREGVAHGDGKGDLSESSLHVGMVEVGARLLDQEFVGPDAPGAEVRRYHEVEEGRLDAAVLDDDGGVVAALEAERINNDRAEAIPSDFDTIAACDPIESWWIVKTRADGHAVLTALHDAPDGEPRVETTYSENMAPREYKLDTPGLTEVLTFEYARGELESERAG; encoded by the coding sequence ATGGCGACAGAGCGCGATCCCGCTTCAGCGACGACCGACGATGACGCACAGCCCTACCTCCGTATCCAGCCCAGTGAGGCCCACCTCGACCCCGAACGCGTCAGCCACGCGCTCGGGCAGCTCCACCGGCGCGATGATGGCGGCCTGCGGGCCGACACACCGCCAACCTACGAGTTCTGTTTCGTCGCGACCGGGCAGACGGGCCCGACGGGCGACCGACGCCTCGACTGGTACGCCGGCGTCGAGAACGGCGACCGGGCGGCCCTCAAGCGGACGCTGCGCCAGGCCCTGCCCGACTCGTTCGAGCTCACCGGCGCCGACCTCCAGCATCACACGGTCCTCGACCAGCCGGCCGGCCTGGGTGCGCCCGACAACACGCTCGCAGCCGTGGAGTACCGGGGTGTCGGCGAGCGCCCGGGCGACTGGCAACTCCCCCTACCAGCCCTCGAGACGTTCGACAGCGAGGACGGAGCCGGCAGCTGGCCGCTGGCGACTGCCCTCAATAGCCTCGCCACCCACGACGCGGGGGCCATCCTGCAACTGCTCGTCCGGCCGAAAGCCGACTGGGGCGGCGAGCATCACGACCGGACGACCCAGCTCGAGGAGGGGAGGGACACGCTATGGGGGAAGATCTCCAGCGAGCTGTTCCCGGAGCCCGGCGAGCACCGTGACGACGGGGACACCGCGCACAGGGGAGGGACCACACCTCGCCGACGGCGCCCGCCGGGCCAGCAACCCAGCGCGGGGCGGGATCCGGCGCCACAGATCACCGACCCGGACTTGTCGAGGGACAATCGACGCCGGCTCGAACAGCTCGCGACCGTCGACCCCACCGCGACGTTCACGGTCAACGCCCGCGCCATCACGGTCGCGACCGAGTCCGACGCGGCCGCGGCCACGGCCCGGGCCCTCGACGACGCATTCGCCACCCTGCGCAGCGACCACTACCGGGTCGACACGACCGTCCACGCCCCGGGCAGCGACGCCGCGTGCCGGGTCCGGGATGACCTGTTCGCCCGCACAGTGTACACGGAGCCGCAACCGACCCGCCAGAAACTGCCGCTGACGGCCAACGCCAGCCGCGCCCTCGTCATGGACGCGGCCGCACTAGGGGCATGCTGCTGTACGGACGGCCCCGGACTCGGACCGGCCGCCCGGCGCGCCCTCGACCCGACCCCAGCCGAGCGCACGGGCCTCGAACTCCCGCCCCGAAGCGTCCTCAACGACTACCTCGACACGCCGGGCATGCGAGTCGGCCACCCGAAGACCGCCGACCGAACCACACTCGACGCCGCATTCACCCTCCCGCCGGCTGTCCAGCCGCTGCACACCGCGCTGTTCGGCACGACCGGCGCCGGCAAGACCGCGCTTGGCCAGGGGATGCATCTCGCCAACCACGCGGCGACCGACGGCGCCACCATCTACATCGACTCGAAGGGCGACGGCGGGCCCGAGGACTACGCTCGGACCCACTTCGCGGAGTACGACACCCTCGATGACATCCACTACTTCGACTGCGCGGAGTACCTGCCCGTCCTCCCCTTCCTCTCCATCGAGCCGCTACTGGACGCGGGCATCGCCCGCGAACGCGCCGTCCGGATGGTCACGGATGCGTACGTCGAGACGCTCGCCGCCGCGATGGGCGAGGAGAAGTTCTACAGCGCCGAGGCCGCCGTCGAGGCGATCGAGCACATCGTCACGGCACAGTTCGACCCCGTCCACGGCGCCGACAGCGTCTCCCAGCACGACGTGCTCGAGGCGGCCACGCGGTTCCACGAGACGGGCAATCCGCCGCCGGTCTCGGACGGCACCCTCCACCAGAAGCTCGCGAGTATCAGTGCCAACGCCCCCAACACGTTCGACACGATCATGAGCGCGGCCACGCGCCGCATCGGGACGGCGACCAACGACGCCCGGCTCGCGCCGCTGTTCACCGCCCAACCCGACGACGAGGGCGTCGGCGCGTTCGACCTCCGCGAGCACCTCGACGAGGACTGCGTCATCGTCTTCGACATGAGCGGCTACGGCGACCGGGCCCGCCGCCTGCTGGCCGTCGCCATCCTCGGGCAACTCTGGCGGGCGCTCGAACGGCGCGCCGAAGCGACGCCCAGCAACGGTGACCCACCGCTGGTCAACTGCTACATCGAGGAGGCCGCGGACATCGCGACGACCGGCATCCTCGATACGCTCCTCTCGCAGGGGCGGGCGTTCGGGCTCGCGGTCACGCTCGCGATGCAGTTCCCCGAGCAGGTCCGGGAGCACCACCCGCGCGTCTACGCGGAGTTGCTCAACGACGTCGGCACCATCATCACGGGCAGCGTCGGCGTCGACCGGCGCCTGGCCGAGCGGCTGGCCACCCGCGACCGCGATGCCGATGCGGTGGCCGCCCGGCTGCGGGACCTGGAGCGGGGCGAGTGGCTCGTCCGGCCGGCGGCGCCGTTCGCCGACGCGAAACCACAGCCGTTCGTCCTGGCATCGGCGCCGTTGCCGGCCGGCCATCCGGATGGTGACGAGCCGCTCACGGGCACGCAGGCGACGCTGTTCGAGTCGCAGCTGGCGGTGACCAGAGAGCGCACCCGGGCGGCCCACGGCGTCGATATCGGGCGCCCGGCCGCTGGCGACCCCGACCCAGAGGAGCCCGACACCGCCGAGCAGGCGGCGAGCGATGCGCTCGCCGCGGCCACGTCGCCGATTCCGAACTCGAATCGGTTCCCCGACCCCGTCACGTATCTGGACGAGCCGCCGTACCCGTTGGTCTGCACCGAGTGCGAGAACCGGTATGCGGCGACCAGCCAGGGGATGCGTCGGGCCATCGAGTGCCACCACTCGCTGGCCGACGTGGACCGGGAGTCGATTCCCATCTGTGCGCTCGACCTGCAGCTGACGACCGGCGAGCGCGCGGCCAGCGACTATTCCGACGCGCAGCTCAGGTTCCTCGCGGCGGTCTACATGGCCCACCAGCAGCGGTTCGACCCCGACCTGGAGTACGACATCGTCTGGGACTCGATGACCGAACTGCAGGCGTACGTCGGCATCGAGACGAGCGCCGTCGACGACCTCGTCGACGACGGACTGTTGCGGGAGGACTGCCGCCGGCCGCACAAGCTGCTGACCGTGACGCCCGAGGGGCGCGAGGTAATCGGTGTCGGCCACCGGGAGGGCGTCGCCCACGGCGACGGCAAGGGCGATCTCTCGGAGTCGAGTCTCCACGTCGGGATGGTCGAGGTCGGCGCCCGACTGCTCGACCAGGAGTTCGTCGGCCCCGACGCGCCCGGGGCCGAGGTGCGGCGCTATCACGAGGTCGAGGAGGGCCGGCTGGATGCGGCGGTGCTGGACGATGACGGTGGGGTGGTGGCCGCGCTCGAGGCCGAGCGCATCAACAACGACCGCGCCGAGGCGATTCCGTCCGACTTCGACACGATCGCGGCCTGCGACCCCATCGAGTCCTGGTGGATCGTCAAGACGCGGGCGGATGGGCACGCGGTGCTGACGGCGTTGCACGATGCCCCCGATGGCGAGCCACGCGTCGAGACGACCTACAGCGAGAACATGGCGCCACGGGAGTACAAACTCGACACGCCGGGGCTGACCGAGGTGCTCACGTTCGAGTACGCGCGGGGGGAGTTGGAGTCGGAGCGAGCGGGGTGA
- a CDS encoding transcription initiation factor IIB, whose amino-acid sequence MISEDVEAVCADCGLVVSIDALERKPGLKAHAPAGTERDGEWAVEPTKELRVDKGLHTTFFLSTDGKGNTLSPERKDKMERLRRRHKRFTMHDKRDKRLNEGFRDIGMLGANLELPEHVTTDASRYLEAAKEARLPGGRMAWESLAAGAVLLAGRKAGVERSPRQIAEHAKTSRERVCAAARKIRVQTDVDVPPVRDRAVDRVVAALNDELDVATGIDLVRVAERLMDVADERAIAPGTARMTVAGAAVYAADRLTDGKAVTQAEVVRAVGETVPTSKWKIANYSRELHDASERRHQPTATVAGLVADD is encoded by the coding sequence GTGATTTCGGAGGACGTCGAGGCGGTGTGTGCGGACTGTGGGCTTGTCGTGTCGATCGATGCCCTGGAGCGGAAGCCGGGGCTGAAGGCGCACGCACCAGCGGGGACGGAGCGCGACGGTGAATGGGCGGTCGAGCCGACGAAGGAGCTGCGGGTCGACAAAGGGCTGCATACGACCTTCTTCCTCTCGACGGACGGGAAGGGCAATACGCTCTCCCCGGAGCGGAAGGACAAGATGGAGCGGCTGCGCCGTCGCCACAAGCGCTTCACCATGCACGACAAGCGGGACAAGCGCCTGAACGAGGGGTTCCGTGATATCGGGATGCTCGGGGCGAACCTCGAGTTGCCCGAGCACGTGACGACGGATGCGTCGCGGTATCTGGAGGCGGCGAAGGAGGCGCGGCTGCCGGGCGGCCGGATGGCATGGGAGTCGCTGGCGGCCGGGGCGGTGCTGCTGGCTGGCCGGAAAGCCGGTGTGGAGCGCAGTCCTCGGCAGATCGCCGAGCACGCGAAGACAAGTCGTGAGCGGGTGTGTGCGGCCGCCAGGAAGATCCGAGTGCAGACGGACGTGGACGTTCCCCCGGTGCGAGACAGAGCGGTTGATCGGGTGGTCGCGGCGCTGAACGATGAACTGGACGTGGCGACCGGCATCGATCTGGTCCGGGTCGCGGAGCGGCTGATGGACGTGGCTGACGAACGTGCCATCGCACCAGGCACGGCGCGGATGACCGTGGCCGGGGCGGCGGTGTATGCGGCAGACCGGCTGACCGACGGGAAGGCTGTGACCCAGGCCGAGGTGGTCAGGGCAGTCGGCGAGACGGTACCGACCTCGAAGTGGAAGATCGCGAACTACTCGCGGGAGCTGCACGACGCGAGTGAGCGGCGTCACCAGCCGACGGCGACAGTGGCCGGGCTGGTCGCGGACGACTGA